The bacterium nucleotide sequence GGCGGGGGTCAGGCGAAGGAACAGCGCCGGATCCACCCCGTTCGGGATGACCTCGATGCGCGACAGGGGGAGTCTGAGGCCCGCACTCAGTTCCCGCTGGCGGTCTCGTGACACCGCAACGTACGTCGCCCCAGCGATCGGGGTCGTAAGCAGGCTCCACGGCGCGCCGGCGTGGAGCGCGGGGCGGTACTGGGGGTTCGTCCAGGCCAGGTCGTGGCACCAGGCGATGACGCGCAGCGCCGGCCGTCTGGCGGCAACCGCGTGCAGCGCCTCGGTCAGCGCGAGGTTTTTATGGAGGGTCAAGACGTTGTGGGCGAGACAGACGTCGACGCCCCGAAGTGCCCGCGCGAGCGCCATCTCAATCTGCGTGGTCAGCACTGTGTAGGCCGGCGTGACATGCCCGTCTTCCAGCTGGCGCGTGACCGCCATGACCCGCGGATGCCGCGAATCCAGCAGCGGGAGGCGGTAGAGCCGCACCCGGCCCCCCGGGGCCGCCCCACGCCCCGCCACGATGCGCACCTGAAACCCGCCGTCGGCGAGGAGGTGTGCCTGCCTCGCGAGCACCCGTTCGACGCCGCCGATCACGGGGGGGGCCGCGTAGTGCAGCAGCGCGACGGTCGGACGCGCGTGGCGGAGGTCCGGCATCAACCGCGTGACAGGGACGACGGCGCGCGGGCCGTCGGCGCGGTGTCCGCAGTGGGCCGGCGGCGTTCCGCGCGCCACCGCGTGAGACGGCGGACGTAGCGGGCGAGCGTCTCAGCGTCGGCCGGCGGAAGGGTCCCGAGGCGCCAGTTGATCTCGCGGACGAGCTCCCCGGACGTCATGTCGGGCAGAGCCGACGGCGGGCCGAGTGCCGGCCGCGCGCCGTCCGGACCGATCGTCCGCTCATGACGCAGCCGTTCCATCATCGCGAGCACGCGGCGCTTGGCGTGCCGGGGCAAGAGATATGCGGTGATCTTGATGAATTCGCGATCTTGGAGCAGCGCGCGGACGTTCACGACCCGCCGCGCCGCCTCTTTCGGGTGCCGTCGTGCGTGTGGTCCGCTTCCCACCGGGGTGCTCCTCCCGGCCGTGCGGGGCCCGGCCGCGGCCTTGAGGTTCCCGCCCCCGTGGTTCGGGTTCGCCGCGGGGACTCCCTGCGGCTCCGCCGTTCGCCGGGAGCGCCGCCCACAACCCCCGGGCTTCGACGGATGAGGAACGCCGGGGAGACCGGCGAATACTTTCGGGCATGGTGGCCCTCGACGACGTTTCCGCCTTTCGTGCCTGCGATCCGTCCGGCATGCTCAAGACCGTGCTGGCGTTTCCGGCGCAACTCCTCGAGTCGTGGGAACGTGCCGTCGCGGCGCCGATCGCGCGACCGGCCGTGGCGCCTGCGCACATCGTCGCGCTGGGCATGGGCGGGTCTGCGATCGCGGCGGATCTGGTGGCCGCGTACCTCGCTCCGCGCCTCAGCCTTCCGCTGGTCACCGTGCGCGACACCCGCGTGCCGGCCTACGTGGGCCGGGCGTCGGCGGTGATTGCCACGAGCTACTCTGGCGAGACCGAGGAAACACTCGCCGCCGCGGAGATGGCGGTCCGAGCTGGCGCGCACGTCGTTGTGATCACCTCTGGAGGGCGGCTCGCGACGCTGGCCGCCGGAGGGACGGTGCTGCGGGTCCGCGGCGGCCTGCAGCCCCGCGCGGCGCTTGCGCACCTGTTCGCCCCGACGCTCGCGGTCCTCGAGAAATGGGGGCTGGCCGGGCCGTGCGGCGCAGACGTGGACGAGGCCGTCGGCGTACTGGGCGCGATCGCGACCGAGGCAGGGCCGGATGTCCCGACGTCGCGCAATCCCGCGAAGCAGCTCGCCGAGGCGCTGCAGGGCGTGATTCCCGCCGTGTATGCCGGCACGCCGGAACTCGCACCGGTCGCCCGTCGCTGGAAGACGCAGTTCAACGAGAACAGCAAAACGCTGGCCACCTGGGACGTGTTTCCCGAGTTGACCCACAACGAGGTGGTCGGGTGGGGCGCGCCCCGGGACCTGGTTAGCCGGGCTGCGGCGGTCATCCTGCTCGGCGGGGACGAGGACGAGCGGGCCGTGCGGCGCATCCAGGTCGCCCGCGAAGCGGCGTTGCAGGGTGCCGCAGGCGTGCATGAGGTGCGTGGACGCGGCGCCGGCCGCCTCTCGCGGATGCTGTCCCTCGTGTTTCTTGGCGATCTCGCGAGCGTGTATCTGGCCTATCTGCGCGGGGTGGATCCCACCCCGGTCGGAGCGATCGACCGCGTCAAGCAGGGGATGCGCGCCACCTCGTAGTCCCCGGCAGGGAGGCGGGTCGGGGACGTCGTACTGAGCCCAAGACGGCGGAAACTCACTGGGCGCGGCTCGCCGCGCAGAGACTGGTCCGCCGTTCGGGGGTGGCCATCGTGGCCAAGGTGATGCTCGAAGAAGTCGTCAAACAGTTCGGCAACGTCCTCGCTGTGAACCACGTCTCGCTCGACATTCCCGACAAGCAGTTCACCGTGCTGGTGGGACCGTCGGGATGCGGGAAGACGACGTGCCTCCGGCTGGTCGCGGGGCTTGAGGAGGCGACCGCGGGCAACATCTACATCGGCGACCGGATCGTGAACGATGTGGCCCCGAAGGATCGGGACATCGCGATGGTGTTCCAGAACTACGCGCTGTACCCGCACATGACCGTGTACGACAACATGGCGTTCGGGCTGCGCCTGCGGAAATACGCCCGGCCCGAGATCGACCGACGGGTGAAAGAGGCGGCCGAGATGCTCGGGATTCAGGAGCTGCTCGGCCGCAAGCCGAAGCAGCTTTCCGGCGGACAGCGTCAGCGCGTCGCGCTCGGGCGCGCGATCGTGCGGGAACCGCAGGTGTTCCTGATGGACGAACCCCTCAGCAACCTCGACGCGAAGCTCCGCGTGCAAACCCGCGCGGAGATCAAGAAGCTGCACGCCCGGCTGCAGACCACGACCGTGTACGTGACCCACGACCAGGTCGAGGCGATGACGATGGGCGACCGCATCGTGGTCATGAAGGATGGGGTCGTCCAACAGGTCGACAGCCCCCTGAACCTGTACGAGCGCCCGGCCAACCTCTTCGTCGCTGGATTCATCGGCTCGCCGGCGATGAACTTCCTGGAGGCGAAGCTCGCGAAGCAGGACGGTAAGATGATCGTCGACGGCGGCGTGTTCCGCGCCGACGTCCCGGCGGAGTACGTGCCCAAGCTCGCGGACTGGGCGGGGCGGCCGATCATTTTCGGGGTCCGGCCGGAGGACGTGCACGACCGGGCGTTCCACAAGGGGAGCGACAACGGCGCGGTGATTCATGCGAACGTCGATGTGCACGAGCCGCTCGGGTCCGACATCATTCTCTACTTGACCGCAGGCGAGCACAGCATCGTCGCCCGGGTGGACGCTCGCAGCCAGGCCCGGATGGGGCAGTCGACCGACGTGGTGATCGACATGAACAAGATGCACGTGTTCAACGCGGATACGCACGACGCGATCTTGTAGGCGCCGACCCGATCGCGAAATGACGACGGGGGCCTCGTTCGGGGCCCCCGTCGTCATTCGGTGAAGCCAGCCCGCTACGGCGTGCGCGGCGTGCCGGTCCGTCCCGCGCCGTCGATGAACGGCTGCAGCAGCTTCGTGAACTCCATCGGAAACACGAACTTCGTCGCGGGGCTCGCCCCGAGTGCCTTGAGCGCCTCCAGGTACTGCAGGCTCATCGTGTTCGTGTCGACGCCCTTGGCGACGGCGAAGATCCTGTCGAGCGCAAGCGAGAACCCCTCCGCGCGAAGGATCGCCGCCTGGCGGTCTCCCTCCGCCTTCAGGATCGCGGCCTGCTTCTCGCCCTCCGCGATCGTGATCGCCGCCTGCTTCTTGCCGTCCGCCTCCGTGACCAGGGCCCGCCGGCTGCGTTCCGCCGACATCTGGCGCGTCATCGCCTCCTGGACGTCCCTCGGCGGCGTGATCTCCCGGATCTCGACGGTGGTTACCTTGACGCCCCAGCGCTCCGTGACCTCGTCGAGCTTCGCGCGCAGGATCTGGTTGATCTGGTCGCGCTTGGCGAGCACCTCATCGAGGCTGATGTCACCGATGACCGCCCGGAGCCCGGTGGTGGCGATCCCCTGCGCGGCGCCGGCGAAGTTCCCCACCTGGATCACGCTGAGCGACGGGTCCAGGACCTTCCAGTAGATCAGGAAGTCGATCGAGATCGGGGCGTTGTCCTTCGTGATGCACGTCTGCGCCGGGATCTCAAGGAACACCTCGCGCAGGTCCACCCAGACCGCCTTGTCGACCAGGGGGATCAAGTACACGAGCCCCGGGCCCTTCTGACCCACGCTGCGTCCCAAACGGAACACGACGAGGCGCTGGTACTCTCGGACGATCTTGATCCCGTTCCACCACAGCAGCGCCGCGACGATCACCACCGCGACCAAGAAACTCATCTGGGTCTCCCCCTCTCGCGTCTCGGGTCCCGTTCGCGCCGCAATCGTACGCTCCCTGCCGCGGCGGGAGGGGTCGCGCACGGCGGCGAATCACCCGGCGGGGGCGCGGATGTCGGCGTCGGGACTCTGGCGTCCGGTGGGGACGCGGGCGAGGTGGACGATGCGGTGGACGATCAGCGAGGATGAGTTTCGCGGCCGCCAGGTACGGGTGCGCGAGGCGTTGGCGCGCCGCGGCCTCGGGGGGTTGTGCTTGTTCAGCCCGACCCAGGTGTTCTATCTGACCGGGTTCGCGTTCATTCAAACCGAGCGGCCGATCGGCTTCGCGTTTCCCCGCGAGGGGCGGAGCGTCCTGTTCGTGCCGCAGCTCGAGGCGGAGCACTCGCGACTCCACGCGCTCGTGGACCAAGTCGAGGCGTACCCCGAATACCCGGGGCGCACCCATCCGATGAAGCGCTTCGCCGAGATCTGTCGCGAGCTCGGGTTGGGGAGCGGTCGCGTCGGGGTCGACGGGGACGGGTACGGCGGCGGATACGGCTACCGCGGCCCCGCGTTGAGCGAGCTTCTCGCGGACGCCAAGATCGTCCCCTCGCGCGACCTGATCGAGGAGATGATCGCGGTGAAGTCGCCGGAAGAAGTGACGTTGATCCGCGAGAGCGCGAAATGGGGGAATCTCGCGCACACGCTGCTGCAGCAGTACACGCGTCCGGGCCTCACCGAAACCGAGGTGAGCGGGCGTGCGTCGTTCGACGCCACGCAGGCGATGATCCGCACGCTCGGCCCGTCCTACCGGCCGCTGTCCTGGTTACGCGCGGGCGCGTACGCTGGGTACCGGGGTCAGATCGGCAAGGATTCGGCGCTGCCGCACTCGCTGACGACCAACGCGGTGTTCCGGGCCGGCGACGTCCTCGTCACAGGCGCCGCGTCCGGCGTCGGGGGATACGGCAGCGAGTTGGAGCGGACGATGATCATCGGCAAACCCGACGACCGCCAACGGCGTTACTTCGACCTGATGGTGGGGGCCCAGCAGGCGGCGTTCGACGCGATCCGCCCCGGTGCCAAGTGCTCGGACGTGGACCATGCGGTAATGGCGTTCTTCGAACAGCACGACCTCATGTCGTGCTGGCGGCACCACACCGGCCACGCGCTCGGTATGGGGATTCATGAGGGACCGTTCTTCGACGTCGGCGACCACACGCCGATGGTACCGGGAATGGTGTTCAGCGTCGAGCCCGGCATCTACATTCCCGGCTACGCCGGGTTCCGACACTCCGACACGGTGTTGGTCACCGAGGATGGGATGGAGATGATCACGTACTACCCGCGGATGTTGGAGGACCTGGTCATCGACGCCTGAACGTGGCGGGCTGCGCGCCCGTCCTACGACGGAACAAGGGGCCCCGCGCCGGTCGAGCCGGCGCGGGGCCCCTGCCCGTC carries:
- a CDS encoding glycosyltransferase family 4 protein codes for the protein MPDLRHARPTVALLHYAAPPVIGGVERVLARQAHLLADGGFQVRIVAGRGAAPGGRVRLYRLPLLDSRHPRVMAVTRQLEDGHVTPAYTVLTTQIEMALARALRGVDVCLAHNVLTLHKNLALTEALHAVAARRPALRVIAWCHDLAWTNPQYRPALHAGAPWSLLTTPIAGATYVAVSRDRQRELSAGLRLPLSRIEVIPNGVDPALFLRLTPAAQWLADTLRLWEQQVVLLLPVRITRRKRIEYALQVVAELVRRELAVRLLVTGPPGAHNPRNAEYLNELRALRHALHLDEQVVFCHELPGPDGRGLVLSDRVMTDLYALADALLLTSREEGFGLPLLEAALARVPAFTTSLRTFREIGSDAVQMFGTDDAPAACAQRIIHGLMDDRGYRLRHRILGAYTWEVVMRDRIVPLLTQRDAAARR
- a CDS encoding bifunctional phosphoglucose/phosphomannose isomerase encodes the protein MVALDDVSAFRACDPSGMLKTVLAFPAQLLESWERAVAAPIARPAVAPAHIVALGMGGSAIAADLVAAYLAPRLSLPLVTVRDTRVPAYVGRASAVIATSYSGETEETLAAAEMAVRAGAHVVVITSGGRLATLAAGGTVLRVRGGLQPRAALAHLFAPTLAVLEKWGLAGPCGADVDEAVGVLGAIATEAGPDVPTSRNPAKQLAEALQGVIPAVYAGTPELAPVARRWKTQFNENSKTLATWDVFPELTHNEVVGWGAPRDLVSRAAAVILLGGDEDERAVRRIQVAREAALQGAAGVHEVRGRGAGRLSRMLSLVFLGDLASVYLAYLRGVDPTPVGAIDRVKQGMRATS
- the ugpC gene encoding sn-glycerol-3-phosphate ABC transporter ATP-binding protein UgpC, producing MAKVMLEEVVKQFGNVLAVNHVSLDIPDKQFTVLVGPSGCGKTTCLRLVAGLEEATAGNIYIGDRIVNDVAPKDRDIAMVFQNYALYPHMTVYDNMAFGLRLRKYARPEIDRRVKEAAEMLGIQELLGRKPKQLSGGQRQRVALGRAIVREPQVFLMDEPLSNLDAKLRVQTRAEIKKLHARLQTTTVYVTHDQVEAMTMGDRIVVMKDGVVQQVDSPLNLYERPANLFVAGFIGSPAMNFLEAKLAKQDGKMIVDGGVFRADVPAEYVPKLADWAGRPIIFGVRPEDVHDRAFHKGSDNGAVIHANVDVHEPLGSDIILYLTAGEHSIVARVDARSQARMGQSTDVVIDMNKMHVFNADTHDAIL
- a CDS encoding SPFH domain-containing protein, whose translation is MSFLVAVVIVAALLWWNGIKIVREYQRLVVFRLGRSVGQKGPGLVYLIPLVDKAVWVDLREVFLEIPAQTCITKDNAPISIDFLIYWKVLDPSLSVIQVGNFAGAAQGIATTGLRAVIGDISLDEVLAKRDQINQILRAKLDEVTERWGVKVTTVEIREITPPRDVQEAMTRQMSAERSRRALVTEADGKKQAAITIAEGEKQAAILKAEGDRQAAILRAEGFSLALDRIFAVAKGVDTNTMSLQYLEALKALGASPATKFVFPMEFTKLLQPFIDGAGRTGTPRTP
- a CDS encoding Xaa-Pro peptidase family protein: MRWTISEDEFRGRQVRVREALARRGLGGLCLFSPTQVFYLTGFAFIQTERPIGFAFPREGRSVLFVPQLEAEHSRLHALVDQVEAYPEYPGRTHPMKRFAEICRELGLGSGRVGVDGDGYGGGYGYRGPALSELLADAKIVPSRDLIEEMIAVKSPEEVTLIRESAKWGNLAHTLLQQYTRPGLTETEVSGRASFDATQAMIRTLGPSYRPLSWLRAGAYAGYRGQIGKDSALPHSLTTNAVFRAGDVLVTGAASGVGGYGSELERTMIIGKPDDRQRRYFDLMVGAQQAAFDAIRPGAKCSDVDHAVMAFFEQHDLMSCWRHHTGHALGMGIHEGPFFDVGDHTPMVPGMVFSVEPGIYIPGYAGFRHSDTVLVTEDGMEMITYYPRMLEDLVIDA